A stretch of Pogona vitticeps strain Pit_001003342236 chromosome 5, PviZW2.1, whole genome shotgun sequence DNA encodes these proteins:
- the CASP3 gene encoding caspase-3, with product MADSNHIVKSPQSMTDAKTLSPSEGKGIPVSKSVESVIHADESYRMDYPEMGMCILVNNKNFHPATGMSHRSGTDADAARVVDTFRSLGYTVKPYNDLPCKQIVDVLQNVAKVDHSKRNSFACVLLSHGEDGLIYGTDGPLELKMLTSLFRGDRCQTLAGKPKLFFIQACRGTDLDCGIETDSSTDENMCQKIPVEADFLYAYSTAPGYYSWRNSSEGSWFIQSLCMMLKQYARKLELMQILTRVNRKVSEYSSYSNHPDFHGKKQIPCIMSMLTKDFYFPH from the exons ATGGCAGACAGCAACCATATTGTGAAATCACCACAAAGTATGACAGATGCAAAAACACTTTCTCCTTCAGAAGG GAAGGGCATACCTGTTAGCAAATCTGTGGAGTCTGTCATACATGCAGATGAGAGTTACAGAATGGACTATCCAGAAATGGGAATGTGTATTTTAGTCAACAATAAAAACTTTCATCCAGCTACTG GGATGTCACATCGATCTGGTACTGATGCAGATGCTGCACGTGTTGTAGATACTTTCAGGAGCTTGGGATATACTGTCAAGCCTTACAATGATCTTCCATGTAAACagattgttgatgttttgcaAAATG ttgcCAAGGTTGACCATAGTAAGAGAAATAGTTTTGCTTGTGTCTTATTAAGCCATGGGGAGGATGGATTGATCTATGGCACAGACGGCCCCCTGGAGCTGAAGATGTTGACGAGCCTCTTCAGAGGAGACAGGTGCCAGACACTGGCAGGAAAGCCTAAGCTTTTCTTTATTCAG GCTTGTAGAGGAACAGACCTTGATTGTGGTATTGAAACAGACAGCAGTACAGATGAAAACATGTGTCAGAAAATACCTGTAGAAGCAGACTTCCTATATGCATATTCTACTGCTCCTG GTTACTACTCTTGGAGAAACTCATCAGAAGGTTCTTGGTTTATACAGTCACTGTGTATGATGCTGAAACAATATGCTAGAAAGCTTGAGCTTATGCAGATCCTAACACGTGTTAATCGCAAGGTTTCAGAATACAGTTCTTATTCAAACCATCCAGACTTCCATGGAAAGAAGCAGATCCCTTGTATTATGTCTATG